A region of Planococcus sp. MSAK28401 DNA encodes the following proteins:
- the dnaJ gene encoding molecular chaperone DnaJ, translating to MNKRDYYEVLGVSKDASKEEIKKAYRKLSKQYHPDINKEADASEKFQEVKEAYEVLSDEQKRSQYDQFGHQDPNQGFGGGGFGGAEGFGFDDIFSTFFGGGTRRRDPNAPRKGDDLQYSMTIDFLDAVFGEETEIEIPKDETCETCDGSGAKPGTSKKTCPYCEGTGQLNVAQDTPFGRMVNRRACHHCEGTGQIIEEKCTTCRGAGKVRKMKKIKVTVPAGVDDGQQLRVSGQGGPGFNGGTAGDLYVLFRVKPHAQFERDGDDIHLELPITYPQAALGDEIEVPTVSGKVKLKIPAGTQNGARFRLRGKGVQNVHGYGVGDQHITIKVKVPTKLSEKQKQLLREFAEISGDIPEEQSSSLFDKIKRTIKGD from the coding sequence ATGAATAAGCGAGACTATTACGAAGTCCTTGGCGTTTCTAAGGATGCTTCAAAAGAGGAAATCAAGAAAGCGTACCGGAAGCTTTCCAAACAATATCACCCGGACATCAATAAGGAAGCGGATGCTTCCGAGAAGTTCCAGGAGGTCAAAGAAGCCTACGAAGTGTTGAGTGATGAGCAAAAACGCTCCCAGTATGACCAATTCGGCCATCAGGATCCAAACCAAGGCTTCGGTGGCGGCGGATTTGGCGGTGCGGAAGGATTCGGATTTGATGATATTTTCAGTACCTTCTTCGGCGGCGGCACGCGTCGCCGCGACCCGAATGCACCTAGAAAAGGCGATGATCTTCAATATTCCATGACCATCGATTTTCTGGATGCCGTATTCGGCGAGGAGACGGAAATTGAAATTCCGAAAGATGAAACATGCGAAACTTGCGACGGCTCAGGAGCGAAGCCCGGAACGAGCAAGAAAACTTGCCCGTATTGCGAAGGAACGGGCCAGTTGAATGTCGCGCAAGATACGCCATTCGGCCGCATGGTCAATCGCCGTGCATGCCATCACTGTGAAGGCACCGGCCAAATCATCGAAGAAAAATGCACAACTTGCCGTGGTGCAGGTAAAGTGAGAAAAATGAAGAAGATCAAAGTGACGGTTCCAGCCGGCGTCGATGACGGGCAGCAATTGCGCGTATCAGGACAAGGCGGGCCAGGCTTTAACGGCGGGACAGCCGGAGACCTATACGTGCTGTTCCGTGTCAAACCCCATGCGCAATTCGAACGTGACGGGGACGACATTCATTTGGAATTGCCAATCACTTACCCGCAAGCAGCACTTGGTGACGAGATCGAAGTCCCGACTGTTTCCGGTAAAGTAAAACTGAAGATTCCGGCCGGAACGCAAAACGGCGCCCGTTTCCGCTTGCGTGGAAAAGGCGTACAAAACGTTCACGGCTATGGCGTCGGCGATCAACACATCACCATCAAAGTGAAAGTCCCGACCAAGTTAAGCGAAAAGCAGAAACAATTGCTGCGTGAGTTTGCCGAAATTTCCGGAGATATCCCGGAAGAGCAAAGCAGCTCATTGTTCGATAAGATTAAAAGAACCATCAAAGGTGATTAA
- the dnaK gene encoding molecular chaperone DnaK, translating to MSKIIGIDLGTTNSAVAVLEGGEPKIIPNPEGNRTTPSVVSFKNGERQVGEVAKRQSITNPNTIQSVKRLMGTQEKVTAEDKEYTPQEVSAMILQYIKGYAEDYLGEKVTKAVITVPAYFNDAERQATKDAGRIAGLEVERIINEPTAAALAYGLDKMEKDETVLVYDLGGGTFDVSILELGDGVFEVKSTAGDNRLGGDDFDKLIIDYLVQEFKKENGIDLSKDKMATQRLKDAAEKAKKDLSGVTSTQISLPFITAGESGPLHMEMSLSRAKFDELTSSLVERTMGPTRQALKDAGISASELDRVILVGGSTRIPSVQEAVKKETGKDPHKGVNPDEVVAMGAAVQGGVLTGDVQDVVLLDVTPLSLGIETMGGVFTKLIERNTTIPTSKSQTFSTAADNQPAVDIHVLQGERPMAADNKTLGRFQLADIPPAPRGVPQIEVSFDIDKNGIVSVKAKDLGTQKEQTITIQSNTTLTDDEIDRMVKEAEENAEADAKRKEEVELRNEADQAVFTTDKTIEDLGEAVSEDEKKQAEEARDELKTALEGTDIEDIRTKKDKLQELLQGFAMKAYEQAAQNQQGAEGEGQQGNDDVMDAEFEEVNDDKDK from the coding sequence ATGAGCAAAATTATCGGAATTGACTTAGGTACAACAAACTCAGCGGTCGCAGTCTTAGAAGGCGGCGAGCCGAAAATCATCCCAAACCCGGAAGGCAACCGCACGACACCATCGGTCGTATCGTTCAAAAACGGCGAACGCCAAGTCGGTGAAGTCGCAAAACGCCAATCCATCACGAACCCAAACACCATCCAATCCGTAAAACGCTTGATGGGTACACAGGAAAAAGTGACGGCTGAAGATAAAGAATACACACCACAGGAAGTTTCAGCGATGATCCTTCAATACATCAAAGGCTATGCTGAAGATTATCTCGGCGAGAAAGTGACGAAAGCTGTTATCACGGTACCGGCATATTTCAACGATGCAGAACGTCAAGCGACAAAAGACGCTGGGCGCATTGCAGGCCTTGAAGTGGAACGCATCATCAACGAGCCGACAGCGGCAGCGCTTGCTTACGGCCTCGATAAAATGGAAAAAGACGAAACAGTTTTGGTCTATGACCTTGGCGGCGGTACATTCGACGTATCGATCCTTGAACTCGGCGACGGCGTTTTTGAAGTAAAATCGACTGCCGGCGATAACCGTCTGGGCGGCGATGATTTCGATAAGTTAATCATCGACTATTTGGTCCAGGAATTCAAAAAAGAAAACGGCATCGACTTGTCGAAAGACAAAATGGCGACACAGCGCTTGAAAGATGCAGCTGAAAAAGCGAAGAAAGATTTGTCAGGCGTTACATCGACTCAAATTTCATTGCCGTTTATCACAGCTGGTGAATCTGGCCCGCTTCATATGGAAATGAGCCTATCCCGCGCGAAATTCGACGAGTTGACTTCTTCTCTAGTCGAACGCACAATGGGGCCGACTCGCCAAGCCTTGAAAGATGCAGGCATTTCTGCTTCAGAACTTGACCGCGTCATTTTGGTCGGCGGATCTACACGCATCCCATCTGTCCAAGAAGCTGTTAAAAAAGAAACAGGCAAAGACCCTCATAAAGGCGTAAACCCGGATGAAGTTGTCGCAATGGGTGCTGCTGTACAAGGCGGCGTATTGACTGGAGACGTCCAAGACGTAGTATTGCTTGATGTAACTCCATTGTCTCTTGGTATCGAAACGATGGGCGGTGTGTTCACGAAATTGATCGAGCGCAACACGACGATCCCGACATCTAAATCACAGACATTCTCTACTGCAGCGGACAACCAGCCGGCAGTTGACATCCATGTCTTGCAAGGTGAACGCCCGATGGCAGCGGACAATAAAACACTCGGCCGCTTCCAATTGGCTGATATTCCGCCTGCACCGCGCGGCGTGCCGCAAATCGAAGTCAGCTTCGATATCGACAAAAACGGCATTGTCAGCGTAAAAGCGAAAGATCTCGGCACGCAAAAAGAACAAACGATCACGATTCAATCCAACACGACGCTTACGGATGATGAGATCGACCGCATGGTAAAAGAAGCGGAAGAAAATGCCGAAGCAGACGCGAAGCGTAAAGAAGAAGTAGAACTTCGCAACGAAGCGGACCAAGCAGTCTTCACGACAGATAAAACGATCGAAGACCTTGGTGAAGCAGTTTCTGAAGACGAAAAGAAACAAGCTGAAGAAGCGCGCGATGAATTGAAAACAGCGCTTGAAGGCACGGACATCGAAGATATCCGTACGAAGAAAGATAAATTGCAGGAGCTTCTTCAAGGCTTTGCCATGAAAGCTTACGAGCAGGCAGCCCAGAACCAGCAAGGGGCTGAAGGCGAAGGCCAGCAAGGAAATGACGATGTCATGGATGCTGAGTTCGAAGAAGTAAACGACGATAAAGACAAGTAA